One Suricata suricatta isolate VVHF042 chromosome X, meerkat_22Aug2017_6uvM2_HiC, whole genome shotgun sequence genomic region harbors:
- the RIPPLY1 gene encoding protein ripply1 isoform X2, which translates to MQEVLRNRSPCSLPGFNFLRMDSSVPAAAAPVPALALALVPALPQAPQELLGLLSLSPSGQHVGGSERKPYFWRPWLSSTNDLPKQATGGATGAEVTKANSKFHHPVRLFWPKSHSFDYLYSDGEILLQNFPVQATINLYEDSDSEEEKEKKEDEEQEEEEEEEEEEEEDKEEEKKDKTNEKELEECVRAPHMARAHLPSPLLTCPN; encoded by the exons ATGCAGGAGGTTCTGAGAAATAGGAGCCCCTGCAGCCTCCCTGGCTTCAACTTCCTGAGGATGGACTCTTctgttcctgctgctgctgcccctgTCCCAGCCTTGGCCCTGGCCCTAGTTCCAGCCCTCCCACAGGCCCCCCAGGAACTCCTTGGCCTATTGAGTCTATCACCCTCTGGACAACATGTAGGTGGCAGTGAAAG AAAACCTTACTTTTGGAGGCCCTGGCTGTCCTCTACAAATGACCTGCCAAAGCAG GCTACTGGTGGGGCAACAGGAGCCGAAGTCACCAAGGCTAACTCCAAGTTCCATCACCCTGTCAG GCTCTTCTGGCCTAAATCCCACTCTTTTGACTACTTGTACAGTGATGGGGAGATTCTACTGCAGAACTTCCCCGTCCAGGCCACCATCAACCTATATGAGGACTCAGACagtgaagaggagaaggagaagaaggaggatgaggaacaggaagaggaggaagaagaggaggaggaggaggaggaggacaaagaagaggagaaaaaagataagACAAATGAGAAGGAACTGGAAGAGTGTGTGAGGGCACCACACATGGCCAGAGctcatctcccctccccactcctgacATGCCCAAACTGA
- the RIPPLY1 gene encoding protein ripply1 isoform X1 — protein sequence MQEVLRNRSPCSLPGFNFLRMDSSVPAAAAPVPALALALVPALPQAPQELLGLLSLSPSGQHVGGSERKPYFWRPWLSSTNDLPKQVRKLTDSATGGATGAEVTKANSKFHHPVRLFWPKSHSFDYLYSDGEILLQNFPVQATINLYEDSDSEEEKEKKEDEEQEEEEEEEEEEEEDKEEEKKDKTNEKELEECVRAPHMARAHLPSPLLTCPN from the exons ATGCAGGAGGTTCTGAGAAATAGGAGCCCCTGCAGCCTCCCTGGCTTCAACTTCCTGAGGATGGACTCTTctgttcctgctgctgctgcccctgTCCCAGCCTTGGCCCTGGCCCTAGTTCCAGCCCTCCCACAGGCCCCCCAGGAACTCCTTGGCCTATTGAGTCTATCACCCTCTGGACAACATGTAGGTGGCAGTGAAAG AAAACCTTACTTTTGGAGGCCCTGGCTGTCCTCTACAAATGACCTGCCAAAGCAGGTGAGGAAACTCACAGActcg GCTACTGGTGGGGCAACAGGAGCCGAAGTCACCAAGGCTAACTCCAAGTTCCATCACCCTGTCAG GCTCTTCTGGCCTAAATCCCACTCTTTTGACTACTTGTACAGTGATGGGGAGATTCTACTGCAGAACTTCCCCGTCCAGGCCACCATCAACCTATATGAGGACTCAGACagtgaagaggagaaggagaagaaggaggatgaggaacaggaagaggaggaagaagaggaggaggaggaggaggaggacaaagaagaggagaaaaaagataagACAAATGAGAAGGAACTGGAAGAGTGTGTGAGGGCACCACACATGGCCAGAGctcatctcccctccccactcctgacATGCCCAAACTGA